The Xanthomonas sp. DAR 34887 genome has a segment encoding these proteins:
- a CDS encoding beta strand repeat-containing protein: protein MSAIAQASLATRAARRCALRHSPLALALALALGAAAPGIAAAQVASTQLPTGGSIVGGTGTLNPASGPNLTIDQTSSRMALTWSTFDIGSVASVTFNQPSANAAVLNLIQGGNPTQIFGDLNANGQVFLINTNGIIFGSSAQINVGGLVASTLGTSAANFINGNDTLDAGGSTVALMSNSGTINAAAGAVDLIGGKVINSGTITASAGNINLVGADKVTLTFESGGFGVVVDKALQLQLDTLAVDNSGTLSAPGGIITLQARAAQGLFDQLINNSGTITAAALSSGSDGSVSLVANGAGQTGIGGSGSIDVGSGAISISTDRSVQQSGTYTAGILGGSIGGNASFSGSNHIATLGTLDVSGNLGLSNAIGLTQSGPLTVGGSSSFSLGSQALTLDNAGNDFGQAVDLGSGTTTIVDSGALTLGALATGNLTATSNGALNLGSGTVTGALIATSNGGAISQSSTNALGVTGTSNLNAGTGSITLQRAANDFGGAVSLTGSGIALADVNGLTIAALTLGSNSALSLSAGGTLALPGTAIDTGSADLFLHSGNALTPTAALSGHNVSLSGDAGITLAHDVTATGTLALTAADNAIAQSGGAVTVTGTSSVNAGSGAIALDRAGNHFGQAVSLTGGTTAITDSGALTLGTLATGALTAASNGALNLGSGTINGALTATSNGGAITQSTTNALGVTGTSSVNAGSGAIALDRAGNHFGQTVSLTGGTTAITDSNALTLGTLATGALTATSNGALDLGSGTINGALIATSNGGAITQSTTNALGVTGTSNLNAGTGSITLQRAANDFGGAVSLTGSGIALADVNGLTIAALTLGSNSALSLSAGGTLALPGSAIDTGSADLFLHSGNALAPTAALSGHNVSLSGDAGITLAHDVSATGTLALTAADNAIAQSGGAIAVTGTSSVNAGSGAIALDRAGNHFGQAVSLTGGTTAITDSGALTLGTLATGALTAASNGALNLGSGTINGALIATSNGGAITQSATNALGVTGTSSVNAGSGAIALDRAGNHFGQAVNLAGGTTAITDSNALTLGTLATGALTATSNGALDLGSGTINGALIATSNGGAITQSTTNALGVTGTSNLNAGTGSITLQRAANDFGGAVSLTGSGIALADVNGLTIAALTLGSNSALSLSAGGTLALPGSAIDTGSADLFLHSGNSLTPTAALSGHNVSLSGDAGITLAHDVTATGTLALTAADNAIAQSGGAIAVTGTSSVNAGSGAIALDRAGNHFGQTVSLTGGTTAITDSNALTLGTLATGALTATSNGALHLGSGTVGGALTATSNGGAITQSASNPLTVAGTSTLDAGNGSITLANASNDFVGAVDLSGSGIQLADRNDLRIAAVHTGNNALSLLADGSLDLPGGAIDTGSADLSLVARHGTLRLGGALSGHTLTLSGGSGLTLTDDVAATGDLQLSTDNAAILQSGGALTVGGSSTLAAGSGDITLTGAGNHFIGTVDIAGGAVRLRDSGALSLGTLSVDSLAVRSGGALNLGSGSVRGALLADSGNAAIGQRGALDIGGATSLTAGSGAITLDQANRFAGTLAFGGGAVRIDALGALTLGASTATALQLTSSGALSQNGALQVTGDTAIATGSGAITLDDAGNDFQGLLALSGGAARIRDANALSLGTLSLGSLDVASHGALNLGGGSIAGDLVAASGGGTVSQRGPLQVGGTTTIDSGGGAIELDTAGNDFQGAVNLAGGATTLRDRNALSLGSVAVAALNVTSGGALSLGQGSIGGDLVARSDAGGGTSSAIVTASAATPAASGGGIGQRGALTVAGTTTLDAGSGAIALTDAGNDFQGALQASGGDIAIADRNDLSVAAQASGSLALSAAGALRTAGALRGSSIGLSAGGDLGLGHDVSSGGALQLRSGGAIAQTAGTLTAASLSGSSSGATSLTGANAIAALGAFSATQLSLRTLGDLRVAGPVAVAGALRLDAGGDLAIDGAIGGQGVWLQAGGDLSETGGGRISADTLSGKVGGSTRLGAAGAAIDNRIGTLGDFSSPGGFSLTNGQSLTLSALNGSAYTVDAGTSALYLAVLGDLLQADTTWLYDGAGTFSASGRIGTAANPIYVLGVSNQTVAAIGMPPAYFYALAADGSLLGVDGESGINVPTSAFASRAQSSSNRTIAYVDLSAADANYRAFGLVKPGLRLPADQQPACDADDPDAQCAQE, encoded by the coding sequence ATGTCCGCCATCGCCCAGGCTTCGCTCGCCACCCGTGCCGCACGCCGCTGCGCGTTGCGCCATTCGCCGCTCGCGCTGGCTCTGGCGCTCGCGCTCGGCGCCGCCGCGCCCGGCATCGCGGCGGCGCAGGTGGCGAGCACCCAGCTGCCGACCGGCGGCAGCATCGTCGGCGGCACCGGCACCCTCAATCCGGCCAGCGGCCCGAACCTGACCATCGACCAGACCTCCAGCCGGATGGCGCTGACCTGGTCCACGTTCGACATCGGCTCGGTGGCCTCGGTGACGTTCAACCAGCCGTCTGCCAACGCCGCGGTGCTCAACCTGATCCAGGGCGGCAATCCCACGCAGATCTTCGGCGACCTCAACGCCAACGGCCAGGTGTTCCTGATCAACACCAACGGCATCATCTTCGGCAGCAGCGCGCAGATCAACGTCGGTGGGCTGGTGGCCAGCACCCTGGGCACCAGCGCCGCCAATTTCATCAACGGCAACGACACGCTCGATGCCGGCGGCAGCACGGTCGCGCTGATGTCCAACAGCGGCACCATCAATGCCGCGGCCGGCGCGGTCGACCTGATCGGCGGCAAGGTGATCAACAGCGGCACCATCACCGCCAGCGCCGGCAACATCAACCTGGTCGGCGCCGACAAGGTCACCCTCACCTTCGAAAGCGGCGGCTTCGGCGTCGTCGTCGACAAGGCCCTGCAACTGCAACTGGACACGCTGGCGGTGGACAACAGCGGCACCCTCAGCGCGCCCGGAGGCATCATCACGCTGCAGGCGCGCGCCGCGCAGGGCCTGTTCGACCAGTTGATCAACAACAGCGGCACCATCACCGCCGCCGCCCTCAGCAGCGGCAGCGACGGCAGCGTGTCGCTGGTCGCCAACGGCGCCGGCCAGACCGGCATCGGCGGCAGCGGCAGCATTGACGTGGGCAGCGGCGCGATCAGCATCAGCACCGACCGCAGCGTGCAACAGAGCGGCACCTACACCGCCGGCATCCTGGGCGGCAGCATCGGCGGCAACGCCAGCTTCAGCGGCAGCAACCACATCGCCACACTCGGGACGCTGGACGTGAGCGGCAACCTGGGCCTGTCCAACGCCATCGGCCTGACCCAGTCCGGCCCGCTGACGGTGGGGGGCAGCAGCAGCTTCTCGCTGGGCAGCCAGGCGCTGACGCTGGACAACGCCGGCAACGACTTCGGGCAGGCGGTCGACCTGGGCAGCGGCACCACCACGATCGTCGACAGCGGTGCGCTGACCCTGGGGGCGCTTGCTACCGGCAACCTCACCGCGACCAGCAACGGCGCCTTGAACCTGGGCAGCGGCACGGTGACCGGCGCATTGATTGCGACCAGCAACGGCGGCGCGATCAGCCAGTCCTCCACCAACGCACTCGGCGTCACCGGCACCAGCAATCTCAACGCCGGCACCGGCTCGATCACCCTGCAACGCGCCGCCAACGATTTCGGTGGCGCGGTGTCGCTGACCGGCAGCGGGATCGCCCTGGCCGACGTCAACGGCCTGACCATCGCCGCGTTGACCCTGGGCAGCAACAGCGCGTTGTCGTTGAGCGCGGGCGGCACGCTGGCGCTGCCGGGCACAGCGATCGATACCGGCAGCGCCGATCTGTTTCTGCACAGCGGCAATGCCCTGACGCCCACGGCGGCGTTGTCCGGGCACAACGTGAGCCTGAGCGGCGACGCCGGCATCACCCTGGCGCACGACGTCACCGCGACCGGCACGCTGGCGCTGACCGCGGCCGACAATGCGATCGCACAGAGCGGCGGCGCAGTCACGGTGACCGGCACCAGCAGCGTCAATGCCGGCAGCGGCGCGATCGCCCTGGACCGTGCCGGCAACCACTTCGGGCAGGCCGTGAGCCTGACCGGCGGCACCACGGCGATCACCGACAGCGGCGCGCTGACCCTGGGCACGCTCGCCACCGGCGCGCTCACCGCGGCCAGCAACGGCGCCTTGAACCTGGGTAGCGGCACGATCAACGGCGCCTTGACTGCGACCAGCAACGGCGGCGCGATCACCCAGTCCACCACCAACGCGCTCGGCGTTACCGGCACCAGCAGCGTCAACGCCGGTAGCGGCGCGATCGCCCTGGACCGTGCCGGCAACCACTTCGGGCAGACCGTGAGCCTGACCGGTGGCACCACTGCAATCACCGACAGCAATGCGCTGACGCTCGGCACACTCGCCACCGGTGCCCTTACCGCGACCAGCAATGGCGCTCTGGACCTGGGCAGCGGCACGATCAACGGTGCCTTGATTGCGACCAGCAACGGCGGCGCGATCACACAGTCCACGACTAATGCACTCGGCGTCACCGGCACCAGCAATCTCAACGCCGGCACCGGCTCGATCACCCTGCAACGCGCCGCCAACGATTTTGGTGGCGCGGTGTCGCTGACCGGCAGCGGCATCGCCCTGGCCGACGTCAACGGCCTGACCATCGCCGCGTTGACCCTGGGCAGCAACAGCGCGTTGTCGTTGAGCGCGGGCGGCACGCTGGCGCTGCCGGGCAGCGCGATCGATACCGGCAGCGCCGATCTGTTTCTGCACAGCGGCAATGCCCTGGCGCCCACGGCGGCGTTGTCCGGACACAACGTGAGCCTGAGCGGCGACGCCGGCATCACCCTGGCGCACGACGTCTCCGCGACCGGCACGCTGGCGTTGACCGCGGCCGACAATGCGATCGCACAGAGCGGCGGCGCAATCGCGGTGACCGGCACCAGCAGCGTCAACGCCGGCAGCGGCGCGATCGCCCTGGACCGTGCCGGCAACCACTTCGGGCAGGCCGTGAGCCTGACCGGCGGCACCACGGCGATCACCGACAGCGGCGCGCTGACCCTGGGCACGCTGGCCACCGGTGCTCTCACCGCGGCCAGCAACGGCGCCTTGAACCTGGGTAGCGGCACGATCAACGGCGCCTTGATTGCTACCAGCAACGGCGGCGCGATCACCCAGTCCGCCACCAACGCGCTCGGCGTCACCGGCACCAGCAGCGTCAACGCCGGCAGCGGCGCGATCGCCCTGGACCGTGCCGGCAACCACTTCGGGCAGGCCGTGAACCTGGCCGGCGGCACCACCGCGATCACCGACAGCAACGCGCTGACGCTCGGCACACTCGCCACCGGCGCCCTTACCGCGACCAGCAATGGCGCTCTGGACCTGGGCAGCGGCACGATCAACGGTGCCTTGATTGCGACCAGCAACGGCGGCGCGATCACACAGTCCACGACTAATGCACTCGGCGTCACCGGCACCAGCAATCTCAACGCCGGCACCGGCTCGATCACCCTGCAACGCGCCGCCAACGATTTCGGTGGCGCGGTGTCGCTGACCGGCAGCGGCATCGCCCTGGCCGACGTCAACGGCCTGACCATCGCCGCGTTGACCCTGGGCAGCAACAGCGCGTTGTCGTTGAGCGCGGGCGGCACGCTGGCACTGCCGGGCAGCGCGATCGATACCGGCAGCGCCGACCTGTTTCTGCACAGCGGCAATTCCCTGACGCCCACGGCGGCGTTGTCCGGGCACAACGTGAGCCTGAGCGGCGACGCCGGCATCACCCTGGCGCACGACGTCACCGCGACCGGCACGCTAGCGTTGACCGCGGCCGACAATGCGATCGCACAGAGCGGCGGCGCAATCGCGGTGACCGGGACCAGCAGCGTCAACGCCGGCAGCGGCGCGATCGCCCTGGACCGTGCCGGCAACCACTTCGGGCAGACCGTGAGCCTGACCGGCGGCACCACTGCAATCACCGACAGCAATGCGCTGACGCTCGGCACGCTCGCTACCGGCGCCCTCACTGCGACCAGCAATGGCGCTCTGCACCTGGGCAGCGGCACGGTCGGCGGCGCGTTGACGGCGACCAGCAACGGCGGCGCCATCACCCAATCCGCCAGCAACCCGCTCACCGTCGCCGGCACCAGCACGCTCGATGCCGGCAATGGTTCGATCACGCTCGCCAATGCCAGCAACGACTTCGTCGGCGCGGTCGATCTCAGCGGCAGCGGCATCCAGCTCGCCGACCGCAACGACCTGCGCATCGCCGCGGTCCACACCGGCAACAACGCGCTGTCGCTGCTCGCCGACGGTTCGCTGGACCTGCCGGGCGGCGCGATCGACACCGGCAGCGCCGACCTGAGCCTGGTCGCCCGCCACGGCACCCTGCGCCTGGGCGGCGCGCTGAGCGGCCACACCCTGACCCTGAGCGGCGGCAGCGGCCTGACCCTGACCGACGACGTCGCCGCGACCGGCGATCTTCAGCTGAGCACCGACAACGCGGCGATCCTGCAGTCGGGCGGCGCGTTGACGGTGGGCGGCAGCAGCACCCTGGCCGCCGGCAGCGGCGACATCACGCTGACCGGCGCCGGCAACCATTTCATCGGCACGGTGGATATCGCCGGCGGCGCGGTGCGACTGCGCGACAGCGGTGCGCTGAGCCTGGGCACGCTGTCGGTCGACAGCCTGGCGGTGCGCAGCGGCGGCGCGCTGAACCTGGGCAGCGGCAGCGTGCGTGGCGCCTTGCTGGCCGACAGCGGCAACGCCGCGATCGGTCAGCGCGGCGCGCTCGACATCGGCGGCGCAACGAGCCTGACGGCCGGCAGCGGCGCGATCACGCTGGACCAGGCCAACCGCTTCGCCGGCACGCTGGCGTTCGGCGGCGGTGCCGTGCGCATCGACGCGCTCGGCGCGCTGACCCTGGGCGCCTCGACTGCCACCGCGTTACAGCTCACCAGCAGCGGCGCGCTGAGCCAGAACGGCGCCTTGCAGGTGACCGGCGATACCGCGATCGCCACTGGCAGCGGCGCGATCACGCTCGATGACGCCGGCAACGATTTCCAGGGCCTGCTCGCGCTCAGCGGCGGCGCCGCGCGCATCCGCGACGCCAACGCGCTGTCGCTGGGCACGCTGTCGCTGGGGTCGCTGGACGTGGCCAGCCATGGCGCGCTGAACCTGGGCGGAGGCAGCATCGCCGGCGATCTGGTCGCGGCCAGCGGCGGCGGCACGGTGAGCCAGCGCGGCCCGTTGCAGGTGGGCGGTACCACCACGATCGACAGCGGCGGCGGCGCGATCGAACTGGATACCGCCGGCAACGATTTCCAGGGCGCCGTGAATCTCGCCGGCGGCGCCACCACCCTGCGCGACCGCAATGCCCTGTCGCTGGGCAGCGTGGCGGTCGCCGCGCTGAACGTGACCAGCGGCGGCGCCTTGTCGCTGGGCCAGGGCAGCATCGGCGGCGACCTGGTCGCGCGCAGCGATGCTGGCGGCGGCACCAGCTCCGCCATCGTCACCGCCAGTGCCGCCACGCCGGCGGCGAGCGGCGGCGGCATCGGCCAGCGCGGCGCGCTGACCGTCGCCGGCACCACCACGCTGGATGCCGGCAGCGGCGCGATCGCGCTGACCGATGCCGGCAACGATTTCCAGGGCGCGCTGCAGGCCAGCGGCGGCGACATCGCCATCGCCGATCGCAACGATCTGAGCGTGGCGGCGCAGGCCAGCGGCAGCCTGGCGCTGAGCGCGGCCGGCGCGCTGCGCACGGCCGGCGCGTTGCGCGGCAGCAGCATCGGTTTGAGCGCCGGCGGCGACCTGGGCCTGGGCCACGACGTGAGCAGCGGCGGCGCGCTGCAACTGCGCAGCGGCGGCGCGATCGCGCAGACCGCCGGCACGCTGACTGCCGCGTCGCTGAGCGGCAGTTCCAGCGGCGCCACCAGCCTGACCGGCGCCAACGCCATCGCCGCGCTCGGCGCGTTCAGCGCGACCCAGCTGAGCCTGCGCACGCTGGGCGACCTGCGCGTGGCCGGTCCGGTCGCGGTCGCCGGTGCGCTGCGCCTGGACGCGGGCGGCGACCTGGCGATCGACGGCGCCATCGGCGGGCAGGGCGTATGGCTGCAGGCCGGCGGCGACCTGAGCGAAACCGGCGGCGGCCGCATCAGCGCCGACACGCTGAGCGGCAAGGTCGGCGGCAGCACCCGGCTGGGCGCGGCCGGCGCCGCGATCGACAACCGCATCGGCACCCTCGGCGATTTTTCCTCGCCCGGCGGCTTCAGCCTGACCAATGGCCAGAGCCTGACCCTGTCCGCGCTCAACGGCAGCGCCTACACCGTCGACGCCGGCACCTCGGCGCTGTACCTGGCGGTGCTCGGCGACCTGCTGCAGGCCGACACCACCTGGTTGTACGACGGCGCCGGCACCTTCTCGGCCAGCGGCCGCATCGGCACCGCCGCCAATCCGATCTACGTGTTGGGCGTGAGCAACCAGACCGTGGCGGCGATCGGCATGCCGCCGGCGTACTTCTACGCGCTCGCCGCCGACGGCAGCCTGCTCGGCGTGGACGGCGAGTCGGGCATCAATGTGCCGACCTCGGCATTCGCCAGCCGCGCGCAGAGTTCCAGCAACCGCACCATCGCCTACGTGGACCTGAGCGCGGCCGACGCCAACTACCGCGCGTTCGGCCTGGTCAAGCCGGGCCTGCGCCTGCCGGCCGACCAGCAGCCGGCCTGCGACGCCGACGATCCGGACGCGCAGTGCGCGCAGGAATAA
- a CDS encoding ShlB/FhaC/HecB family hemolysin secretion/activation protein, with protein sequence MTCLAAAVSVWLAAVPAWAQLPPAAAESGTAASGASAALPPLKDRDGSAVTLQVRGFRVRDVGEHAKAGITPASVQALADAQFQALAQGQPEVALRFEQLQAVADAITRAYRLSGFIVSTAYLPAQTPGPERIVEIRVLEGRVGQVEVKGASRYRASTLAAPLQALQGRPLRKQDVDSALLYVRDLPGVSVSSVLQPGQREGETDVLLVASEAPRPYAISLGGNNYGTELTGRYRAQLGLTWNSPLGLGDVLAANYAYSLDPRQSRIGALSYALPVPALPGFGAVLGASRSELEVRNGVFASLGLQGPTSVVYLGSDWKFVNRENLQWQASARYLREQSRLSAAGVQLSDQKFDVVELSTALRRTDLRWRGIDLLQLSLRQSLQDRSATPDLVSPEHDSHFSIARLSYTRMQYLSRTQRLYLKLNGQYSEDALTPMEQFAVGGPDSVRAYPVSDALGDRGYYAALEYHVDAPGFADAASPFNGRPWREVLELDVFADHARVYPAGGNRVLAPAVQTFDGVGAGVTMRVPQWKNFELRLSAAKPTGGRDASDGRDVRFYSRFGFTF encoded by the coding sequence ATGACGTGTCTGGCCGCGGCCGTGTCCGTGTGGCTCGCTGCCGTTCCGGCGTGGGCGCAACTGCCGCCTGCCGCCGCCGAGAGCGGCACCGCGGCCAGCGGCGCCAGCGCCGCGCTGCCGCCGCTGAAGGATCGCGACGGCAGCGCGGTGACCTTGCAGGTCCGCGGCTTCCGCGTGCGCGACGTCGGCGAGCACGCCAAGGCCGGCATCACCCCGGCCAGCGTGCAGGCGCTGGCCGATGCGCAATTCCAGGCCTTGGCGCAGGGCCAGCCGGAGGTGGCCCTGCGTTTCGAGCAACTGCAGGCGGTGGCCGACGCCATCACCCGCGCCTACCGCCTGTCCGGCTTCATCGTCAGCACCGCCTACCTGCCGGCGCAGACGCCGGGGCCGGAGCGGATCGTGGAGATCCGCGTGCTCGAAGGCCGTGTCGGCCAGGTCGAGGTCAAGGGTGCGTCGCGTTACCGCGCCAGCACCCTGGCCGCGCCGCTGCAGGCATTGCAGGGCCGCCCGTTGCGCAAGCAGGACGTGGACAGCGCGCTGCTGTACGTGCGCGACCTGCCGGGCGTGTCGGTGTCCTCGGTGCTGCAGCCGGGCCAGCGCGAAGGCGAGACCGACGTGCTGCTGGTCGCCAGCGAGGCGCCGCGGCCGTACGCCATCAGCCTCGGCGGCAACAACTACGGCACCGAGCTGACCGGCCGCTACCGCGCCCAGCTCGGCCTGACCTGGAACAGCCCGCTCGGCCTGGGCGACGTGCTCGCCGCCAACTACGCCTATTCGCTGGACCCGCGGCAGAGCCGGATCGGCGCGCTGTCCTACGCACTGCCGGTGCCGGCGCTGCCCGGGTTCGGCGCGGTGCTCGGCGCCAGCCGCAGCGAACTGGAAGTGCGCAACGGCGTATTCGCCTCGCTCGGCCTGCAAGGGCCGACCTCGGTGGTCTACCTCGGCAGCGACTGGAAATTCGTCAATCGCGAAAACCTGCAGTGGCAGGCCTCGGCGCGCTACCTGCGCGAGCAGTCGCGACTCAGCGCCGCCGGCGTGCAGCTGTCCGACCAGAAATTCGACGTGGTCGAACTGAGCACCGCGCTGCGCCGCACCGACCTGCGCTGGCGCGGCATCGACCTGCTGCAGCTGAGCCTGCGCCAGTCGCTGCAGGACCGCTCGGCCACGCCGGATCTGGTCAGCCCGGAACACGACAGCCACTTCAGCATCGCGCGGCTGAGCTATACGCGCATGCAGTACCTCAGCCGCACCCAGCGCCTGTACCTCAAGCTCAACGGCCAGTACAGCGAGGACGCGCTGACCCCGATGGAACAGTTCGCGGTCGGCGGGCCGGACAGCGTGCGCGCCTACCCCGTGTCCGATGCGCTCGGCGACCGCGGCTACTACGCCGCGCTGGAGTACCACGTTGATGCGCCCGGTTTCGCCGACGCCGCTTCGCCGTTCAACGGCCGGCCGTGGCGCGAAGTGCTGGAACTGGACGTGTTCGCCGACCATGCGCGGGTCTATCCGGCCGGCGGCAACCGCGTGCTGGCGCCGGCGGTGCAGACCTTCGATGGCGTCGGTGCCGGCGTCACCATGCGCGTGCCGCAATGGAAGAACTTCGAACTGCGGCTCAGCGCCGCCAAGCCGACCGGCGGGCGCGATGCGTCCGACGGACGCGACGTCCGTTTCTATTCGCGTTTCGGTTTCACCTTCTGA